The Streptomyces sp. NBC_00454 DNA segment TAGTTGTCCTCGTCGCGCAGCTCGAACTGGGTCACCGCGAGGAAGTGCTCCAGCTCGGCCAGGGTCGGGCTGGTGTTGAAGATCTGGTCGATCGCCTTGGCGAGGATCGGTCCCGCCGTGCCCTCCATGCGGGCCAGCTCGACCCGGATGTCGGAGGCGCGGGCCTTGAAACGGCCGGTCTTCAGGAAGGCCTCGCGGTCTGCCGCCGAGCCCTGGAGGGCCGCCTTCGCCGCCTCGATCACGCCGCGGTTGACGCCGGTACCCGCCTGGGCCTTGTGGATGATCCGCGAGATCCAGACGCGGTTGTCATCGTCCCGGGCCTCGTACTGGCCCGTCTTCAGGAAGGCCTCGCGGTCGGCCGCCGAGCCCCTGAGGGCAGCGCTGCCCGCCTCGACCACGCCGGTACTGACCTCGGAGTCCCTCACGGCCTGGTCCATGATCTGTCCGATCAGCACCCGGTTGTCCTGGTCCCGGGCAACGTACTGGCCGGTCTCCAGGAAGGCGCGCATGGCCGCCGGGCCGCCGTCGATGGCCTTGCTGCCCGCCTTGCGGAACTCCGAGCCCACCGGAGTCGCCGCCATCAGGCGCAGGATGGCCACTCGGTCGTCCTCGGCCTGCTGCCCGCCGCCGTCGGCCTTCACCACCGCGCCACCGGCCGGGGCCCCGTCCGGGGCGGACGCGGGTGCCGGGGTCGCGGGGGTCGCCGAGTCCGCGGCGAAGGCCGGCGCGGCGAACAGAACGGCCGGGGCGATGGCCGCCGTGACGACCGACGCGGCTATCCGGGACAACTTCACAAGCAGCACCTCAACATTGAAATGATCACGTTTGCCGGTTCACCTTAGCCACGAAGAACCGCGTGATCCACTTCAATTGAAGTGGATTGAATTCGTCCGGTTACAGCCGCCGATACACCGGACAAACCGCACACACGCCCGAAAACCCGGCCCCGTACGAGGCCGCTCGGGCGCACCCGTGTTCGCTGTCGTGAGCGAACGGAACTCCGGCCGGAGCGCCTA contains these protein-coding regions:
- a CDS encoding ALF repeat-containing protein, which gives rise to MLLVKLSRIAASVVTAAIAPAVLFAAPAFAADSATPATPAPASAPDGAPAGGAVVKADGGGQQAEDDRVAILRLMAATPVGSEFRKAGSKAIDGGPAAMRAFLETGQYVARDQDNRVLIGQIMDQAVRDSEVSTGVVEAGSAALRGSAADREAFLKTGQYEARDDDNRVWISRIIHKAQAGTGVNRGVIEAAKAALQGSAADREAFLKTGRFKARASDIRVELARMEGTAGPILAKAIDQIFNTSPTLAELEHFLAVTQFELRDEDNYLAISKIINAGGPEVQKAGKAALKGTPADREAFLKTGQYEARAKDEKAAGTKPATGSGAGTGTGTPGVVVADAKNGPGTTTTGNANVNPAGSTGTKVLASTGSDPLWVSTGAGAALVAGAGFVFATRTRRQDPKA